The nucleotide window CGCGCTCATTCTCTGTTCTTCAACTcatgcacacgtacacggTCGTCTTGTCTTACTTTCCTTTTTCCCTGTATTTATTTATTCTCAGCAGttgcttccctctccttcccgcTCCCCCTGTTTGTGGTCTTTCTCTTTCGACCAGCTTCACCGACTGCGGACTTCTGTGATATATGAGACTTTTCCattccccctcttttctcttccgccATCATGCGCCGAGGCACTAGTACTTTCCTCTACCGGTGCGCGTTGATGATGGCTGTGGTGGTTAGCGCAGCCGTTGTGTCGGCGGCACCGATGTACACGGTGGAGctggtgcaggtggtgcACCGCCACGGATCCCGCTCCCCGATCGTTGATGACAACAACACACTGATCTGCGGCACCGTGTTCCCGTGCGGGTTTCTCAACTACGAGGGTCAGAGGATGCTGGAGAACTTCGGTAAGTACCTGCGCTACCGCTACACGGAGGATCCTGAGGTGGTGTTGGAGCCATACTTTTCGCAAGAGTCGTACAACCTGTCTGTCTCGTACTCGCGCTCCACTGATGTGCTGCGCACGCTACAGAGCGCCAACGGGATGCTTCGTGGCCTCTTCCCGAGCATCCCAGACTTCTATCCTGCGATCCACACACTGCGCGCGGATGATGATGCGCTACTGCAGAGCTCAGCGGTGCCGATTCTTCGCGCTCGCTACAAGTACGCGGATCAGGAGCGTCGGAATGTGTGCGATCCAGTGTTGGACAGCCGAATGTCATTTGATCAGCTGCAGGCGGTTGCGGCGGAGGTATATTCGCAGAAATTTTGCGCTAACTACACTCTGCGCTCGCGTTGTGCGATGCGACTGTGCGACATTGCACTGGCGTACCAGTCCACGGGCCAGTTACTCAGCTTCCCGCTGCTTGGTCAGCATCTGGACGATGTATGCGCTGTGACGGCGGCAGTTCACCACTTCTCCTTCGCCTACAATGCTAGCAACCCCATCCACAAGGAGCAAGGTGCGTCATTCTTCATGCTGGCGAACCAGATGGTGAAAAACATGAAGAAGCACCTGAATAaagcgacggcgccgccgtacAAGCTGTACCATTACAGCGGGCACGACACCACTGTCGCGCCCCTGTCGGCTGTGTTTGGTGACAGCTCGCTGGATGCGATGCTGCCGCCCTTCGGCACGGCGTTCATCATGGAGCTCCTATCTCTGGCGGATGCGCCGGCCACGTCATCGTCGAAGTTCTacgtgcggctgctgcgcggccaCCCTGGCGTGACACCGGCAAGCAACTTCACCTTCGCGCTGAGTCACTTTGAGATGCACTGCCAGGACGAGATGGGCAACACATACACTGCCCTACATAACATCTGTCCCTTCGCTGACTTTGAACGCTTCATAAACTCCGCCGCGCCAACGAGCCCGATGGGCACGTGCTACCTCGACCCTGGCCAGCTGTTCCGCATGGACTGCCCGATCGATGCCACCGCCGACAACCGCAGTTTGTCAGCTGACTGCCTCTTCTACCGCAAACAATGCAGCAGTTACGCGTGCGGAACTGGGTACTACCTCGACGGGACCAACTACGGCTGCTACCGCATCCCGGCGAGCGCCTcaacgccgccgtcgccgcgcaTCTCCAGTGGCGGTATTGCTGCCCTGAGCATTGTGCTCTTCATCGCTGGCGGAACGGTGAGCGTCGTTGGCGTAGAGGTGTTGAGGCGCCTCAAGAAGAACAGGGCCGATAAAGTTGTGGTGGTCGGCGTCTGACCACCTGTCGAAGCACACAGCTATGCTTTTCACCTTTTCTTgttgccttttttttgttaGCCAAAGAAAGCAAGGCTTTGCTTCCGGTGTCCCCCTCTACACTGCCCACCTCTATCTGACAACGTTTCTTCGAGAAATCCCATATGCCATTGATTACGTGCGTCAATGCACAAACACTCGTACCTGAGCGTTCTCGGATTTATTCTGTGCACATCGGTGcgtgtctttttcttttcggtGCTAGGCGGCGCGTGTTTGCCGTGGAGTATGCGGTCGCTTAGCCGAATTTTTTTCTCTACAACGACAAAGTACGGTAATTCACTTGCTGTTTTAACCCTTCGTGGGGCCCACCAGCTTCCCCGCcgttgcacacacacacacacacaccgatgTGGATCCTGCGTGTGATCAAAGACGCCAGCAAGAAAGCTGGAGGCTGACACGATACAAGCGGGCGAGTCGAGTTGCGGTGTTCTTcatgcgcacctcctcgcgtgtgtgggaCAAGCGACAAGCAAAAACTACTCTGCCTCTGCAAGTGCAGCTACGAATGCTCTCGCCTTTCTTCTGACCTCCTTCCTATTCCTATTTTCTCACCCAGatcctctttttgtttttgctcACAGTCGTCACTAACCACAGAAAGAACTGTGCACCTTATGGTAAAAGCCTGTTGCAGGGACAGGTCAGCACCCGTTATCCTTGCTTCTCCTTTGATTTCTCATCATCGCCCGCGGATATTTAAAGCCGCAGATCATTCACCCTTTGCTGGGCTTTTACCCGCTGACAAGTCGAAACGGTCGGGAAAAGgatgctttttttttgtaaAGGCTTCTGGTCAGGGCCGCGCAATGCAGCCCCACGATCCAACATTCCCCTCGAACCAGCATGACCTCTTGCGCCAGTCCTCCTCTTTACTCGCAGAACCCTGCAGCTACATAGCTCACCTCTCACTCAGTACAGATCCTcccgctctcccctctctgcacACGACACGCCAGCTCCAAAAAAGagacccacccacccccaacCTTGCGCTTTCATCAAGTTTTATGTATCCCTCACCGTGCCACACTCAATACACCAGTGGAGCGGAGAATGTATATTGGAGCACCATTGTGAAGGATGCTCTCCTTGGCAGTTTCTCCACTCATTACATTTCGCTCGATGCAGGTGTGTGGACAGAGTATTCCACTTGGCAgggcttctctccccccccccttccaccCTCTCCTTGAGGAACTCCCTCGATGACTATCGAACACGTTAGGTAGGCTCGTTCTTACCGCCTTGACGCGAAGACAGAAGATGAAAaggcaagaaagagaagggaagcaAATTGCGAAAAAGCGCCTTCACATACGCGGGCTGTTTTGCTTTGTCACCTCTTGgaaccccctccccccgggGCGGAGCATATACGTTTGTGGTCTTTTTTGCCTTgcatgtttttttttttgatcagccctttctccttcctgAAGCTCTCGCCTTTTTTTGTCAACACAGAgttttctcccctccccctcatcgAAGACACCTCCCATTCCGTGATCCTTCGTAGCTGGAGTAgtccacccccttttttccgaTTATAGGGCTTTCAGCTGTTTATCACCTTGTCAAAAGGGATCACCTCGAGCGTGAGTGTCAGCCTCGGAAGTAATCGTTTCCAAGACACTCTGCAGAAAGCAAAAGGTTGGCTAACTAGCCCATTTAACCTCGCGAGGGGGATTATGCCTCGCTCAATCTGTGACGTCGCAGTGGCGGAGGGAAGATAGCGCGGTAGAGGTGGCGTGATCATGTGTAGGTCTTCTGAGCAATTTTACAGGCATCTCACCCCGCTGGCTTACCGACTGTAGGCTAGGCTAGTGGAGGGGTTTCGGGGCAGTGGGCGCCACAAGTGCAGAAAAAGTCAGGTGAGAAGTGGATAAACGGTCTGTGCAATTACACCCGCAGAGCGAGCCGCGCTAGGCGACGCACAGCCAGCAGGGAGCGCCGCGTTGCTTCCTTCCCTGGCTCCCCAGACGCCTAGCCGAGCACAGAAAAAACACTTCCCCACCCGTGGTGGGATCAAATATTCCCTGCAATAGGAGTTATGGAGTTTTTAGTTCAGCACTAAGTGAACAATCACCTGAGGATCTTGCGTTCACATCTCCCTGCGCAAGGCTTAATTGGCTAGCGGACGTTGCAAGCCAGGCGCTTAGCAATGTACAATAGCAACGGTTTCAACGCATGCAGACCTTCAGCGACACCCCCTATGGCGCCACTTTCCTATGGCTTAACGGGAAAGAAAGCGATTGtctttgctgctgtgccggGTTCGACTCGTGAAGCGGCACTCCTTTCTTCACGCCAGTGTGAAAAAGGGTCCAGCCGGGAATTGAACCCGGGACCTCTCCCACCCTAAGGGAGAATCATGCCACTAGACCACTGGACCAGTAGAAACTCTCTGATGAACACTTTTGCACAGGTGTTTAGTGTCGGCGTTACACTTCGCCAATAAGCCCGAAGCGCAGTTGGTCTAGTGGTAGAATTCTCGCCTGCCACGCGGGAGGCCCGGGTTCGATTCCCGGACTGCGCACGCCTTTTTGCAGGCGGCGCCCGACCCGAGTACGGGTGGGGAAAACCGGCTTGCTGCACATCGGCTGCTTAGCTCAATGGCAGAGCGCCGTCCTAGTAAGACGGAGGTCAGGGGTTCGATCCCCCTAGCGGCCTTTTTCCCCCCatatcccccccccccgcgcagCGCTTTCTGGATCGGGGGCGTCTCCTTGATTTTTTTGGCCATCTGCACTGTTCTTCCACCGGCCCGCAAGAAGCGGAAGGTTGCCCCCCTCCAAAACCGAGGAGCCCTGCGTGGCGGGAGACGAACCCGGGCCAAAAAAAATTAGGGAGACGCCCCCGATCCAGAAAGCGCTGCGCGGGGGGNNNNNNNNNNNNNNNNNNNNNNNNNNNNNNNNNNNNNNNNNNNNNNNNNNNNNNNNNNNNNNNNNNNNNNNNNNNNNNNNNNNNNNNNNNNNNNNNNNNNTTTTGACGTCGGAAAGGCCGCTAGGGGGATCGAACCCCTGACCTCCGTCTTACTAGGACGGCGCTCTGCCATTGAGCTAAGCAGCCGATGTGCAGCAAGCCGGGTTTTCCCCACCCGTACTCGGGTCGGGCGCCGCCTGCAAAAAGGCGTGCGCAGTCCGGGAATCGAACCCGGGCCTCCCGCGTGGCAGGCGAGAATTCTACCACTAGACCAACTGCGCTTCGAGGTGCTACGGTCCTCGCGGGTATATCCGTTTGTGTAGGCGAGGGTGCGGGGTGGTGGTCGCCATCGCGGCGGGTAAATACCCTCATCTGACGTCGATCAAACAACAGCCACATCGCGTCGACGAAGCCCGCCTTCCTTGGCGCTCTCACACGGCCGCGAGGACGGTGAGATCGGTGCGGAAGCGGTCTTCCACAGCCGCCACGTGGCGTGTCTCCatccacgccgccgcgcgctcgcgcagcactgACACCACCGCCCTGGCGTTCCGCACCTCCTCAGCCACGTAGATGCCCtgcacggcgccgccgtcgtcgtcgtcgtcccaGTCTTCACAGCCGCTGGCGTCTGCCGTCGCACGCGCCGTTGGAGCGGCGGCCGTCTCCCGCCACTGCGGGCACACCTTCTCCAGTCGCCCAAAGACCGCGgcgagcgcagcggcgtACCAATGGAGGTGGGTCCTGCTCGGCTTGCTCATGCTCGGGCGCGACAGGCTCATGATGAGTGCTTGtagctcgcgcagcaccaccggtTCTGTCCGAGGGGACGTGTAGAGCTCCTGGTAGCAGCTCTTCTCGATGGCCTCGAAGACGACTGAGTCGCTTTCGGCAAGGGTGATCGACTCGCTTCTCGCTTTCACTGGCTCACCCCACAGTACCGCTGTCGGGATGGCCTCGTGCGTCGGCATAAAGTGCTTCAGCCACACGTGGCCAAGTGGCACCGCGTCGCCGCCCTCGGCgagcgccggcgccgcgTACGCCTCGCGGTAGAGAAATGAcagcgcctgctcctccatcGCGACGGTGCTAGCTGTGCGCATCTCCACTGCCACCCGGATCATTGCTATGAGGAGGCACTGTTCATGCGTCGGCGCGTCGGCCAAGGCCGCTGTGAGCGTCGGCACAAGCTCGACGACGCGCTGCATCTCATCACTCGTGCCGCACCGGTGTACCGCGCGCACAAAGTCTGGCCCGACACGTGCCTGCTCCCGCCGTGCCGGGTCCGCCAGAAGTCCAGCCCACCAGCTTGGCTCCAGCAGCTCATTGACACACCGGTGCCACTCCTCCGGGTCCATCACCGTCACAAAGTACGTCGCCAGAGGTAGCAGCGCACACGTCGCCGCCGtttgcggcggcgccgcgctgctgctcgcctcTTTGCTAAGGTGTGCCTGCGACGCGAACCGGACCTGCTCCAGGGTTGCGTATGGTCGCACTACATTCTCTACCTGCGCGCGCGTCTCGCCCGATGCCATGGTcgtcggcgatggcggcatcttctccttcacctccgccaccaaTCGACGGATCGTCAGAAACCACCACATCGCCGGCACCACAAACGTGGCCACGTACGCTTGCGCCTTTGACAAGGTCTCGACGTCCCCGCACGCGGCGAGTCGATTCAGCTCCGCCTGCACGCAGCCATCAGGGCCGCAGCACGCCTCGCAGACACCCGACAGTGCAACGGGTGGGCagaagcggaggaagagctgcagcagcaaaggGAACAACTGTAGCCCCATCCGCGCCACCTCGAAGCGTGGCGAGTGCGTCGCCTGAAACACCACCGATAACGACGTCGCGAAGACGACGGGGGTTAGGATGCCTTCTGTATTGGGGATCAGGTGAAACAAGTCTTGCATCGTTGCCGGCATGGCATGCAGGTACAGaagatgctgctgcagggccATCATCAACGTCTCGAGACGTTGCCAGCTGAGCCCATCGTTGTCCTCGTTcttgccgtcgccaccgcctgaGACACTGCTACTGCTGTCTCCGTCGCCTTCTGCGTGCTGCGGCATGCAGTTTTGGTGCTCGCACAACCGCTGCATGAGGTAGGTAAATACACACGGAGAGGGCGGCCGCAGAATCTGCGCCACGTATTGGCGCACACTCGCAGCCGGGTAGCTCGAAAGCCGCAGCAGAAGCGGCATCATACCGACGTCTTCCACACGGATCACGTCGGCACCCACCAACTCGTTCAGAGCAAGCAAGTTGCCCTCCAAGACGCGCGTCTCCTCCAGGGGAACTGAGCTAGCGGGTGAGTGGCTGCGGACTGGCGAAGACACCTGCATTATACTACGACACACGTGGTCTACGGCGAAGGAAGCAATGGCCGGGGATAGGGAGGTGGGACTCCGCTGATCAACGAGAATGCCCAGCAGAAGCGCTGCAGACTCCCGCACAGGCAGCTGTGGGTTACGCAGCGCAGGAAAGATGACGTTGAAGAGCAAGCAGCGCAGACCCGCCTCGTCTGTGCGGAGGGCGTTCCCGGCAggggtgccgctgcggctgtacAGTTTCACCAGCAGACGTACAATGCCGTCCTGCTCATACCAGAGTGACATGCCTCGCCACTGGTTCCACACGTAGtccagcggcgccgacacGCTCtccggcgtcgtcgtcgtgaccgaggaggagcgtggGGTACTGTTGGACGGGCTGAAGTGGGCACTGGCTCTACTAccctggcgctgcagcaccaggtCGACCTCCGCGTCGAGAAGGTCTGCCATCACTGGTGCAGCCAGAGATCGGATGCGTGACCACGGGTCAGTTACCCCGCGCATAACAACATCCGCCCACTTCCACCTTGCGCCatgcatgcacacgcacgtggaggaagaggggctGGTACCATCAGCGCCGAGGGCACTTGCAGAAACAGCACACTCTCTGTTTGGCGGCATGCTAATGTGAGCAAACACCGCACTGAGTGCCTGCAACCGTGCATCGGGGTCATCGACGATGGTGTCTTGCACGAGATACGCCAGCACGCCAGAGACGGAGTCGGCGGCGAGGAGTTGGGAGAGAGGTATCAGCGAAGCTGCATCTCGTTGCATCTTCGGAGAGCTCATTGTGTACTACTAGctagaagagggggggaggaaggccgAGGCAGACGGGGTACAGGAGCATCGATGGCTCACTCGAAAGCACGGCgtgcgtttctttttcttttttttgtttcgttaTGTGGATCGTTGGTGCACGACTAGTGTCCTCGACTGCTCTCTTTGAATAAGGAGAAAGGCACGAAGAAGCTCGACAGCGAGGTGGAGCGCGAAAGAGGCGGcagtagtggtggtggatggGCGGTTAATCTTGCAAGACGGAGTGCTGCCACGTCTGCATCGGAGACGGGCCAGAATCGATGTGCTCGTCATGACAGCGAAG belongs to Leishmania braziliensis MHOM/BR/75/M2904 complete genome, chromosome 36 and includes:
- a CDS encoding membrane-bound acid phosphatase precursor; the encoded protein is MRRGTSTFLYRCALMMAVVVSAAVVSAAPMYTVELVQVVHRHGSRSPIVDDNNTLICGTVFPCGFLNYEGQRMLENFGKYLRYRYTEDPEVVLEPYFSQESYNLSVSYSRSTDVLRTLQSANGMLRGLFPSIPDFYPAIHTLRADDDALLQSSAVPILRARYKYADQERRNVCDPVLDSRMSFDQLQAVAAEVYSQKFCANYTLRSRCAMRLCDIALAYQSTGQLLSFPLLGQHLDDVCAVTAAVHHFSFAYNASNPIHKEQGASFFMLANQMVKNMKKHLNKATAPPYKLYHYSGHDTTVAPLSAVFGDSSLDAMLPPFGTAFIMELLSLADAPATSSSKFYVRLLRGHPGVTPASNFTFALSHFEMHCQDEMGNTYTALHNICPFADFERFINSAAPTSPMGTCYLDPGQLFRMDCPIDATADNRSLSADCLFYRKQCSSYACGTGYYLDGTNYGCYRIPASASTPPSPRISSGGIAALSIVLFIAGGTVSVVGVEVLRRLKKNRADKVVVVGV